From the genome of Roseivivax sp. THAF197b:
CTGGAGACGGCGCGCCGGACGCTCGTGATCGGTCTGGGCGCCGATCAATACCGGGAGTTCAGCGCCCACGGCGCCCCGGTCCACAACGTCTATCTGCTGATCCTGACCGAAGGCGGCGCGGTTTCCCTGTTCGGGCTGATCGGCCTGCAACTGACGGGCATTTTCGTGGCGGTCCAGGCCATGCGCGCCGACGGGTCGCGCAAGGTTGGCGCGGTGACGGTGACCTTGCTGCTGATCTTCGCGCTGATGCTGAACATGTTCCCCACCTTCTACGCGCGTTTCTGGAACGTGCCCGTGATCCTTGCCATCGCGCTGAGCGCATCCCGGCTGATGGCGCCGACAAAAACCTCGCCCCGGACAAGCCGACCAGATCCGCTGGGCGAACGTGCAATCAGGAGGTTGGACCGGTGAGGGCCGCCTGCATTCTTCTGACGCTTCTGGCGTCTCTTGCCCTTCCGCGCGGCGCCGATGCCCAGGCGGAGGAATACAAGCTGAACAAGCAGGACCGCGTCCTGTTGCGGGTCATGCGCTGGGATCCCCTGAACGCGACCCATGTCCTTTGGCAGGGCGTCTCGGGGGAATTCACGCTGACGGAGGGCGGGGTATTGCTCGTACCGCTTGTCGGGCAGATCGAGGCGGCGGGGCTCGAGGTCGGGGCGCTTGCGGACGAGTTGGAGCAGCGCCTGCAGCGAAGCGCCGGCCTCTCCGAGCCGCCCGACATCGCCGTCGAAGTGATCGGTCACCTGCCGGTCTACGTGCTGGGCGATGTGGCCGCGCCGGGGGCATATCCATTTCGGCCGGGCCTGTCCGGTGAACAGGCGCTCGCGCTCGCGGGCGGATTCCTGCGGGTGCCGACCGATCCCCTGAACAATGCTGGCGCCAATATGGGCGCGCTGCGCCTCTCTGGCGAAATCCGCCTGCTGGACGCGCAGCTTGCCGCGCTGGACGCGGAACGCGCCCGCTTCCTCTCCGATCTCGAAGGGCTGGAAGCGCAGGGGGATGACGCGGATACAGCACCTCTGCCTGACGGGCTTCAGGGCAAGATCCTGGCCTCGACGCGGGCCGCGCGGGAGGCCCAGGGCACCCAGATCGCGGAATTGGAGACGGTTCTGCGCGGTCAGGTCGAACGGCTCGGCGCTCAGATCGCGCTCAGAACGGATCAGATCGAGGTCGTCCGCCAGGAGCTGGAAAGCGTGAGTTCGCTCAAGGAGCGGGGGCTTGCGGTGAACACCCGTGTGAGCGCGCTGACCAATTCGCTCAACGATCTGGAGGCCAAACGGCTGCAGCTCGAGATTGCGCGTCTGACCGCCGAACAGCAGCTCAACCTGGCCGAACGGGACGCGCTGACCTTGGTGGGGGAAGCCCGCTCCGAAGGGTTGGAGCAGCTCAATCGGATCGAAAACGATATCGTGAGACTGCGCACACAGCGTCAAACGGCCGCGACACTGTATGATGAAGCCATTGCAGCCGGACTGGTCAGCGAATCGAGCCTGGACGGAGAGCTGGTCACGCAATTCAGCGTGACGCGGGGCACGAGCCCCACGGCGAAAGAGATTGAACCGACGGGCGCATTACAGCCCGGAGACACGCTTTACGTGCGCCGCCAAAGACAGGTGGCACCGACGACCGAGTAATTTTGGAGTTCTGTGTTTTGTACCCAATTCGCATTTTTTTCCCTTTCGTTGGCGGGGACACATTCGGTGGAAGCCACGTCTCGGCGCTGAGCCTGGTGGCGGGCCTTGATCGCGCGCGCTTCGAGCCGATCATCGCCCTGCACCGCACGGAGGGTGCGCTGGGCGATTATGTGCACTCGCTCGGCCTCGAATACCGCCTGCTGACAGAGCCCGGCATCGTCGCGCCGAAATATTCCAGAAGCGTCGATGACGTGTCTTTTGCGCGTTACCTGACGCGTTCGGTGCCGAGGCTCGTGGCGATGCTGCGCGACATGCAGATCGACATCGTCCACACCAATGACGGGCGGATGCACGCGAACTGGGCGCTGCCCACGAAACTGTCCGATGCGGCCTTCATCTGGCACCATCGGCAGGGACCGGAGGCGGCCGGGGTGAATCGGTTGGCGCCGATGCTGGCCGACCGGATCTTCTGCGTCTCGGAATTCTCGCAGCCGAAGAACCCGATCCGGTCAGTGGCGGACCGGTTGGAGGTGGTGCGCAGCCCGTTTGATTTTTCGCAGGCCCTGCCTGATCGCAATGCCTGCCATGCCGACCTTTGTGCCGAACTCGACCTGCCGGAGAATGCCGTTCTTCTTGGGTATTTCGGCGTTCTGAACACCCGTAAGCGCCCCGATCACTTCGTGCGGGCGCTGGCACTCATCGCGGAGGCGCTGCCGGACCGGCCGGTGCATGGCCTGATCTTCGGCAAGGTCGAGGTGGCAGGGTCGGGCCTCGATGAAGAGTGCCGGGCATTGGCCGCATCCTTGGGCGTGGCCGACCGGCTGCATCTGATGGGCTACCGATCGCCCATCGAGGCTGCGATGGCCGCCATGGACGTCATGCTTGTTCCGGCGCTCGAAGAGCCTTTCGGGCGCACATTGATCGAAGCGATGCATCTGGGCACGCCCGTGGTGGCCACCGAACATGGCGGCAATCCCGAAGCCATTCGCGACGGCGAGACGGGCTTTCTCGTCGATCCCTTCGATGCAGGGGCCTTCGTGGCACCCGTTCTGCGGTTGTTGCAGGAGCCGGGGCTTGCGGATGCGATTACCGCGCGTGCGCAGCGCCAT
Proteins encoded in this window:
- a CDS encoding polysaccharide biosynthesis/export family protein, with amino-acid sequence MRAACILLTLLASLALPRGADAQAEEYKLNKQDRVLLRVMRWDPLNATHVLWQGVSGEFTLTEGGVLLVPLVGQIEAAGLEVGALADELEQRLQRSAGLSEPPDIAVEVIGHLPVYVLGDVAAPGAYPFRPGLSGEQALALAGGFLRVPTDPLNNAGANMGALRLSGEIRLLDAQLAALDAERARFLSDLEGLEAQGDDADTAPLPDGLQGKILASTRAAREAQGTQIAELETVLRGQVERLGAQIALRTDQIEVVRQELESVSSLKERGLAVNTRVSALTNSLNDLEAKRLQLEIARLTAEQQLNLAERDALTLVGEARSEGLEQLNRIENDIVRLRTQRQTAATLYDEAIAAGLVSESSLDGELVTQFSVTRGTSPTAKEIEPTGALQPGDTLYVRRQRQVAPTTE
- a CDS encoding glycosyltransferase family 4 protein, whose translation is MAGLDRARFEPIIALHRTEGALGDYVHSLGLEYRLLTEPGIVAPKYSRSVDDVSFARYLTRSVPRLVAMLRDMQIDIVHTNDGRMHANWALPTKLSDAAFIWHHRQGPEAAGVNRLAPMLADRIFCVSEFSQPKNPIRSVADRLEVVRSPFDFSQALPDRNACHADLCAELDLPENAVLLGYFGVLNTRKRPDHFVRALALIAEALPDRPVHGLIFGKVEVAGSGLDEECRALAASLGVADRLHLMGYRSPIEAAMAAMDVMLVPALEEPFGRTLIEAMHLGTPVVATEHGGNPEAIRDGETGFLVDPFDAGAFVAPVLRLLQEPGLADAITARAQRHVHETLGTDSHVAQVSRIYEDVVLRSKRNVNAA